From Deinococcota bacterium, the proteins below share one genomic window:
- a CDS encoding TetR/AcrR family transcriptional regulator has translation MQVQASLRQQQKRARRARIFEAAIRLFHERGFHATTIVDIAEAAEVSRGTFFNYYPYKEAILLEYAADRLRGLAERVEARVGEDADPLGTLALIFDALADFVATNRALILPLSYELLNPDPERSRIAYEVLPLARILATVLEQGQRSCQVRRDLSKERLARTLANAYFMTALQWAAYRSDCSIHEEMRLTLRLTLEGVRTPDGAAL, from the coding sequence GTGCAGGTTCAGGCCAGTTTGCGCCAGCAGCAGAAGCGCGCCCGGCGCGCGCGGATCTTCGAGGCGGCCATCCGCCTCTTTCACGAGCGCGGCTTTCACGCCACCACCATCGTCGATATCGCCGAGGCCGCCGAGGTCTCGCGGGGCACCTTTTTCAACTATTACCCCTACAAGGAGGCGATCCTCCTCGAGTACGCCGCCGACCGCCTGCGCGGTCTGGCCGAGCGCGTCGAGGCCCGGGTGGGGGAGGACGCCGACCCGCTGGGGACGCTTGCGCTCATCTTCGACGCCCTCGCGGACTTTGTCGCGACCAACCGCGCGCTCATCCTGCCGCTCTCCTACGAGCTCCTCAACCCCGACCCCGAGCGGTCGAGGATCGCCTACGAGGTCTTGCCGCTCGCGCGGATCCTCGCCACCGTGCTCGAGCAGGGGCAGAGGAGTTGCCAGGTCCGACGCGACCTCTCCAAGGAGCGCCTGGCGCGCACGCTCGCCAACGCCTACTTCATGACCGCGCTCCAGTGGGCCGCCTACCGCAGCGACTGTTCGATCCACGAGGAGATGCGCCTGACGCTCAGGCTGACGCTCGAGGGTGTGCGGACGCCGGACGGCGCGGCCCTGTAG
- a CDS encoding DEAD/DEAH box helicase yields the protein MFKDYPLKEPLLEALAKKGFEIPTPIQAAALPLALEGRDVLGQARTGTGKTLAFALPIANRLEADKTKGRAPRALIITPTRELALQVAGELEWVAPQLTTVTIYGGTGYGSQATALRRGTDVVVATPGRAIDYFNQGVLTLSEVQVVVLDEADEMLSMGFEEDMETLLGATPKERQTLLFSATLPAWAKRLAAQHLQDPVVLNMVKDEAVSYQEIAIDAPLRQRPVLLSDVIHAYASTRAIVFTRTKAEVDEIAQSLATAGHGAEAVHGDLNQIQRERVLERFRSGQATVLVATDVAARGLDIPEVDLVVHYRMPERADSYQHRSGRTGRAGRGGKVVLLYSGRERHELAGLERAVARRFQYASAPRPEEIRSAKLTALLGRLENQSAEDRAVWRAVAAGWVSEGEVDSIAGLLALLLGGAPEERSLLTGEEGWRTMRLAGRNLVVPQVVRLLKEAGAGDVGRIQLAPDAAYLDLRPAEVSELEPAALAGVKLSLASTVPAPERKPERGRGPRKPRGGGRPYRGSGYGR from the coding sequence ATGTTCAAGGACTACCCGCTCAAGGAGCCTCTCTTGGAGGCGCTCGCCAAAAAGGGCTTCGAGATTCCCACCCCCATTCAAGCCGCGGCGCTGCCGCTCGCCTTGGAGGGCCGCGACGTGCTCGGTCAGGCTAGAACCGGCACCGGCAAGACGCTGGCCTTCGCCTTGCCGATCGCCAACCGGCTCGAGGCGGACAAGACCAAGGGTCGCGCCCCCCGCGCGCTCATCATCACCCCGACGCGCGAACTCGCCCTGCAAGTCGCCGGCGAACTCGAGTGGGTGGCGCCGCAGCTCACCACCGTCACCATCTACGGCGGCACCGGCTACGGCAGCCAGGCCACCGCTCTGCGCCGCGGCACCGACGTGGTGGTGGCCACGCCGGGCCGCGCCATCGACTACTTCAACCAAGGCGTCCTGACCCTCTCGGAGGTCCAGGTAGTGGTGCTCGACGAGGCCGACGAGATGCTGTCGATGGGCTTCGAGGAGGACATGGAGACGCTCTTGGGCGCCACCCCCAAGGAGCGTCAGACGCTGCTCTTTTCGGCCACGCTGCCCGCCTGGGCCAAGCGCCTGGCGGCGCAGCACCTGCAGGACCCGGTGGTGCTCAACATGGTCAAGGACGAGGCGGTCTCCTATCAGGAGATCGCCATCGACGCGCCCCTTCGTCAGCGCCCGGTGCTGCTGTCGGACGTGATCCACGCCTACGCCAGCACCCGCGCCATCGTCTTTACCCGCACCAAGGCCGAAGTCGACGAGATCGCCCAGTCGCTCGCGACGGCGGGCCACGGCGCCGAGGCGGTCCACGGCGACCTCAACCAGATCCAGCGCGAGCGGGTCTTAGAGCGCTTCCGCAGCGGCCAGGCGACCGTCCTCGTCGCCACCGACGTGGCGGCCAGAGGCTTAGACATCCCCGAGGTCGATCTCGTGGTCCACTACCGCATGCCGGAAAGGGCCGACAGCTACCAGCACCGCTCGGGCCGCACCGGCCGCGCGGGCCGAGGCGGCAAGGTCGTCTTGCTCTACAGCGGCCGCGAACGTCACGAGCTGGCAGGGCTCGAGCGCGCCGTCGCCCGGCGCTTTCAGTACGCCTCCGCGCCCCGCCCCGAGGAGATCAGAAGCGCCAAGCTGACCGCGCTCCTGGGGCGTTTGGAGAACCAGAGTGCCGAAGACAGGGCCGTCTGGCGCGCCGTCGCCGCAGGCTGGGTGAGCGAGGGCGAGGTGGACAGCATCGCCGGCCTCTTAGCGCTCTTGCTCGGCGGCGCCCCCGAGGAGCGCAGCCTCTTGACCGGCGAGGAGGGCTGGCGGACGATGCGCCTCGCCGGCCGCAATCTGGTGGTGCCCCAGGTCGTGCGCCTGCTCAAGGAGGCGGGTGCGGGCGACGTCGGCCGCATCCAACTCGCCCCCGACGCCGCCTACCTGGACCTGCGCCCGGCGGAGGTGAGCGAGCTCGAGCCTGCCGCTCTCGCCGGCGTGAAGCTGAGCCTCGCCAGCACTGTGCCCGCGCCGGAGCGCAAGCCGGAGAGGGGGCGCGGCCCGCGCAAGCCCAGAGGTGGCGGCCGGCCCTACCGCGGCAGCGGCTACGGGCGGTAG